One window from the genome of Pyxicephalus adspersus chromosome 6, UCB_Pads_2.0, whole genome shotgun sequence encodes:
- the LOC140332792 gene encoding von Willebrand factor A domain-containing protein 5A-like codes for MASLPVVGLQVALAEGHKFDRDVEILAYFNDVNKPSVTLESGLPDAGEGSLMADPVAMLNFYPSFPENQEQSKCGEFIFVVDRSGSMECSMNSEPNAPMRIQSAKDTLVLLLKSLPLGCYFNVFGFGSNFESFFLESMEYTQESLEEAVEKVNQMSADMGGTEILEPLKKIYKTAGRPQHPRQVFIFTDGEVGNTQQVIAEVQQNAHSHRCFTFGIGEGASTALIKGMARAANGSFDFITGKDRLQPKVLKALKSALQPTVKEISLNWTLPPGVEQKLVSQAPTVIFQGQRSIIYVQFKGKLEEGNEIQVSLQYNFMDDIFTNELRFPMKMGNVERPTIHRLAAKKRISFLELEEESEEVKKMILETSLQSGVVSSLTAYVAVNKDTKTRVEGPPVERFNNPITVMACSMPAPVACYRSLRIMADADVPIPIPKPVEIRQADFDHASGVAGDLNAGPLANAIPQATTTESFDQAATISPPSVETPGLYRLIALQKADGSWEATLEFASILGIPENLMESCPVSTVELSVWATVLAVIWLHTSCLDQRDEWELLEGKAISWVKAKAGPSLAELVKVGKEFLKSSVEVSVFGL; via the exons ATGGCTTCTCTACCAGTGGTTGGCCTCCAG GTGGCGCTGGCTGAGGGTCATAAATTTGACCGAGATGTTGAAATTCTTGCTTATTTCAATGACGTGAACAAGCCCAGCGTCACTCTGGAGTCTGGTTTGCCAGATGCTGGAGAAG GCTCTTTGATGGCAGATCCTGTCGCCATGTTGAATTTCTACCCCAGTTTTCCCGAGAACCAGGAACAGTCGAAGTGTGGAGAGTTCATATTTGTTGTGGACCGGTCTGGCAGTATGGAATGCTCAATGAATTCAGAACCAAATGCTCCGATGCGTATTCAGAGTGCCAAG GACACTTTGGTTCTTCTATTAAAGAGTTTGCCACTTGGGTGTTACTTCAATGTCTTCGGCTTTGGCTCCAATTTTGAGTCTTTCTTCCT GGAAAGTATGGAATACACACAGGAGTCTCTGGAGGAAGCTGTTGAGAAGGTAAATCAGATGTCGGCAGACATGGGAGGGACGGAGATCCTGGAACCCCTAAAGAAAATCTACAAAACTGCAGGAAGACCGCAACACCCGAGACAA GTCTTTATCTTCACGGATGGGGAAGTTGGAAATACACAGCAGGTGATAGCAGAAGTCCAGCAAAACGCACACAGTCACCG GTGTTTCACATTTGGGATTGGTGAGGGAGCCTCTACCGCCCTCATTAAGGGTATGGCCAGGGCAGCAAATGGCAGCTTTGACTTTATCACCGGAAAAGATCGTCTGCAGCCAAAA GTTCTGAAAGCTCTGAAAAGTGCCTTGCAGCCCACTGTGAAGGAAATTTCCTTAAACTGGACCCTTCCTCCCGGTGTGGAGCAGAAACTGGTGTCTCAGGCCCCCACTGTGATCTTCCAGGGTCAGAGGTCAATCATCTATGTCCAGTTCAAAGGAAAG ctgGAAGAGGGGAATGAAATCCAAGTCTCTCTACAATATAACTTTATGGATGACATTTTCACCAATGAATTGCGGTTTCCTATGAAGATGGGCAATGTAGAGCG ACCAACCATCCACAGACTGGCGGCCAAAAAACGTATTTCTTTCCTGGAATTGGAGGAAGAATCTGAAGAGGTGAAGAAGATGATCCTGGAGACTAGTCTGCAGTCTGGTGTTGTCTCTTCTCTAACAGCCTATGTAGCAGTCAATAAGGACACAAAGACCCGCGTGGAAGGGCCTCCTGTAGAGAGGTTTAATAACCCTATCACTG TTATGGCCTGTTCTATGCCTGCACCAGTGGCTTGCTACAGATCCCTGCGTATAATGGCTGATGCGGACGTGCCCATTCCTATCCCTAAGCCTGTTG AGATCCGCCAGGCAGACTTTGACCATGCATCCGGTGTGGCAGGAGACCTCAACGCTGGCCCGCTAGCAAATGCCATCCCACAAG CAACAACAACAGAGTCCTTTGACCAAGCAGCGACCATTTCACCGCCTTCCG TAGAGACTCCTGGCTTGTACAGACTGATTGCTCTCCAGAAAGCTGATGGCTCCTGGGAAGCCACCTTGGAATTTGCCTCCATCCTGGGAATACCTGAAAATCTTATGGAAAGCTGTCCTGTATCG ACTGTAGAGTTGTCTGTGTGGGCGACAGTCCTGGCTGTGATCTGGCTTCATACTTCTTGTCTGGATCAGAGGGATGAGTGGGAGCTGCTGGAGGGAAAGGCCATCTCCTGGGTCAAGGCTAAAGCAG GTCCCTCCCTAGCAGAATTGGTCAAAGTCGGGAAGGAGTTTCTAAAGTCATCAGTGGAGGTTTCTGTGTTTGGGCTCTGA